The nucleotide window TATAAGAACCAAAAACAGGATGATGCCAAACACAACCAACTTTATTTTCATATTCTGATACCACATCTTCCGCCGTATTTGAGTCCCCTTTGTCTTGAACTCAAGGGCCTGAAAGCAAACATACAAGGTTTGAAACATTTTACAGATGCTATTAACACTTGCTATTATAAGAAAATCATCAACCAAACTTACCGAATCACGCAGGTTCTCAGTCTTGCCAGATAGTATAGTCAAGTTTTCCCCTCTTTCAATGGCCTGGCATGTTTAAATTAAGTCAAATGAATAGAAGTTTAAATAGCTTGAGTTGTTGCTTTTTCGAACCGCATAAATGCTTATAAAAGCCTAAAGTTATTGCTGAAGTTTACAATCCCATTACACTGACACTCATGTCAAAGTTAACATCTGACTTGCAGATTGCAACAAAAGCACATTGCATCATCGCATCAGATATATTAAGTATGCCTGAATACCAGAATCAGGCAGGTCAACAACCCTAATTAATCGATTCTGGATTCAAGAAGCATTTACAAGTACGTAACTAGTCAATCTACCATGGTACAATAATGCTAAGCTATTAAAGGGAGTTGGCATCCTTGCTAGCTGTAACTTGGATATCCTAGTTTCTGTAGGTCTATTTTTGTAAATCTGGAGCTTCagcttaataaataaaaattgtctgAGATGTCCTCCAAACTAGGTGGAAAGTCTATTTTTCATGCATATACTGAAAGAAATTTGGAACTTTCTCTTCTGAAATATTAATGTTACAATTATTGGCATTATAAGCAGTCATTCATCTTTGTTCAAGTTACTGTTAACACACTTCATAGGTTGAATAGCTGAAATCTCATGGAACACAAAGTGAGGTCAGAGACTGAGCAAATCCATGAGAGAACCGACTTAATATGACAGAAATTATTGATGCATCACATAATAGATTAGTGCCTGCAgatacttttctctttttcttttttttgttttacttaattTGTCCATCTCATTGGATGCATCGTGCAACCACAATCAGAGAGAATCACATGGTTATTACCTCATCAAACAACCACAACTCAATCACATGTCAAGACACTTCTCCTTGACAGTACATTGAAACTTAAAGAGGCTGGCAAACAACAGGGTTCATCAAAGATTAGATGCTTCTCAACCGAAAAGGTACAGATTCATAATTTTGACAGGATTTTGGGATTCATTAAGGAACATGGGATACTATGATAACCAGATGCTAAATCCAAAAAGATTACATCTATTATTAACCTGtcaaaaaaagaacaaagatcAAATGTGATGACAAGTATCTAGTATGACATGAACGGTCCATACCAACTACATGACTTAAGATGTAATTGTTTCTGAACAAAGATCTGTTAGTCAAAAAGGAAGATCTTAagcaaatgcaaataaaaatagGAGATAAGATAAATTCCATAATATAGACAAAAGATGTATTGTTGACCAGGAAGAGGCACCTAAATTAGGTGAAGTTCATGAATTTTAAGCTCAAATTGAGATGCGAACTCAATTCTCTGAAAGCAAAATGTTACtaccttttttcttcttcataacGCCTTTTTtccctctctacctccacaaggTAATGGTACTGCacacactctaccctccccagagtCCCTCCCTCCCCCCCAaacttagtgggatttcactgggtatgttgttgttgttgttgtataaggccaatttttattttacctatggaacttttaaaattattttggaaCTGTCTATGGTATCCACAAATGATTTTCAGAAGGGACAGGGTAGTGTCGGAAGAATAAAAAGATTTAATTAGGTACCATGTAAGGTTCAAGATTATGTTTTCTAATAAGCTATCAGGTCCAAATATATTCGCCCCACATTTGTGGGCGAAATTAACAAACGTTCATCTTTAACTACAGATCCATCACGCAATAAGACGTTCATGTAGCTGTACAAAGAGGAAGAATAAATTACTTTTATCTGGATATACTAGGCAAAATTCATCCATCTCAaaaacaaaaaccaaaaaaaaataaaaaaggatgtCAGAGGACAATATGTATCATGAAGAAACAAGTGAACCATATTGCAGAAGATAATATCATATGCAAAGCATCTTTCTCCAGTTTACTTGGCATACCTTGTCTATATTCTCCAACATAATACTTTTGACTTCAGACACTTGGGCTTTAACTTTTAGTAGTTTCTCAATCTCGTCAGCGTGGTCAATTATATACTGCATGTGTTCTTTCATGATAGGTCTGAAAAGTTTGACATATTTTACCTGTTATACTTCTGTGTAATAGAATACACCTGCAGTAGAATATGAGAATACATACCCGAACTCTTTATTAAGACTTTTAGCCACAGCAGTATCTGCTTTACCACCACCATATCTTTTATTAAAATCAGCTCTCACACGTTCCAAAAATGCAATTGAAATCTGCTTCCCCACAGATTCTTTGGAAACTACACAATAAGCTGCAAAAAAATAACAAGCATTAGATCAGACTTGCACAAGGTTCAGCTGTTGCATCAACCTATAGTATAAGACAGTAGGACGAACATAAGTGAAAGGTGGTCAACAAAGCAGCAAAAGGTGATTAATCACTTCCCTGCAAGTATCAAACGATAGCAAGCTCAAACAGATTTACTAGGAAACACCAGACAATATAGCTTTTTGACTCTCGACGCTAGAGCATATATCTATTTTTGATAGGATCACTAGACCATATAGCTAATGACATCATTTAGCAATTCAAAAGGAAAAGGCTCTTTGAAATCATCAGCAGAGAtaccttataaaaaaaagtactcccACTGTCCCAAAAAGATTGTCTTGATTCGGAATATGATGGACAGACTAACTAATGTTTGGTGTGAATTCGAACAATCTTcaatttttgaaacaaaatttacatatttagaaactacataaaaagtactataagtcaagatatttaacaattcaaaatatttagaaagtatttgaaaaaattatggTCAAAGAAAATACTCTTTGACTATTCAAATAGTAACTAAGACAATCTttttgggacagagggagtatattatTTGCCTAGGCACTTTGGCAGCCTAAAGATTCTTTGAGATCGAACTTGACTTTCTCAACGTTATTCCTTTTTAGATAGTAGAGCAGCCAGGGGCAGCCGTCCGCACCAGAGGTATATATAGAGCCATGAACTAGTAAGACCGTCAATTATCCACTCAATCTAAACTACAATATGACCCAAGAAAGTGGAAATATCCTCCAAAGACAATTTATATCCCTATATTTGACTGTCTATTAGCTCCTTTCCATCTCACTCAGCCTCCTCAACCTACAGAGTACAGAATCTTGACGGTTAGCGCCGTCTAGAACTTCCACTAAGATTAGAAAGCCAAGTTCTGCCTTAATCATTTTAAAGCTACAATTATAGCATAGGTTCACAACTCTACCTCCTGTCAGTATTTATTTGTAAATGAGAAGTAAAAAACTACACTTCATTTAGGATGGAGTGTGTGTAATCAATCAATTTGGAAACACATCCTCTTTTCTAGTATTTCGttagaatttggatttctttttCTATGTAGAGAGAATTTGACTATTCAATAAACCActaaaatctcttttttttctctttgataTGTGTAGAAAATATTGACAATGCAATAAACAAAAGGACAGAACATCTACCAAATTCTCCCGCTTCCCATCAGCTAATTCTCTGACAATTCCATTTGCTGAAAGACGAATCTCAACTGATCCCACATAGACATTTCACATCCTATATCTATTGCATTCAGCTTATACTACTAACTTTTCAAGAACTAAACCAAATTCTCAGTTTTACACTTACAGGAACATTGCtcatcacaaaaataaatgCAGATAAGTGATGGAAAATTCAAACTTGAAACACGATTGGCGAAGGTGATGCCTTAGTAAGGATGAAGAGTATCTATCAATATCACCTCAATCCCAGCTATATGTATTCTCTGTACTAACTCCTCTCTTGTAATTTGGTTACTTTTACACTATCGTCAACATACCACAACCCTCTTACTCATATGTGATTGTGGCTGCAAGCATTGAACATTTCAAAATCTCCCTAAGATATCATTGTTAAGCTAGTCAATTTAGCTAGCGTTTGGTCATAGCTTTTGAGagtagattttgaaaatttatcttcttTGGCCATGAAATTTGATCagattttgatattttcaagTTGTCAGATCATGAATGATATCATTGTTAAGCTTGTCAATTTAGCTtgcgtttggccatagattttgaTCAAAACtccaaacacaacttcaaatttcaaacgtcacaacttcaaaaactcaaattttcgtatttcaagtttcaacttcaaaatttatggCGCTAATTTTCTGTTTTACCCCTTAACCAAAGATCAAATTATCCTAAGCACAGTACCCACCCTTTCTTCCCAGCAATCtttcaacataaaaaataagtatcatGTTCACATAAGTTGCCCCTTTTTTCTTAGCAGCAATCTTTCAACAGCACAATTCTACACCAATAAAGACTCCACCTTTTCCTCTACAACTCAAGATCCATCAATACCCATTTCAAATCCAACTAAAACAAACCAACAGAAGTGCATAAACAACGTAAAAAAGATAAGAAGGAAAATTTACCATAACCATCTTGAACAAGGAAGTTAAAAGTATGATGATCACAATTATAAGTGAACTTATTGTTTGAAGAGGGCAATTTCTGCAAACACTGAGCTGCAATCGCCGGGAAATTTCCGGTGAACTCTGTGTATTCAGCTAGTACCATAGTACCACGAGCTACAAAACTGTATATGAAAGATTCTTGACCCATTTCGTTAAATTCAGTAACCCAATTGAACTAAAGTCCGAGATGCACGGCGGCGGAGTATTACCGGGAAGTTGGCCGGAGCTTTTCTTAATTTCTGAGTTATTAATGCTCCTTTATTGCTTTGTGATTAAGGtacttgttttctttttgtgtaGACATAAATATAAAGAAGAGCAACGGCGCCGTTGTAGTTTGAATAGATCAAGAAAATGGACTTTCTTTGTATTTAACCAATTTCTTTCAAagaggagaaaaatatttaacttaatatatatttcaaagATATTCTAGAACTAAATTGGGTTTGAGGGAAAGAAGAAAGGTATATTTACATTTGGCTTTGGGAGACAAAGGTTACCTTAGGCGGCATGAATTGGTATCTTAATTTACCTACTACTTTGTGAACAACAAGTTCAACATAATTAATCGAGATAAATTATGAAAACAtctttaaatttaaagaaaaattaaaggtatattattgataattttaaaaatattcattttcttaattaattaaattaagataTAACCAATTTATCACATGACGTAACAAGTGATCTTAATCTTTTGTAGGAGAATGACACATGGgattcttaattaaaaaaagttgaaagaaaCGTTAAGAACACACCTAAACTTGGCGATAATTTAGGAATATATTGTACTTATGTTGCAAttcactttttaaatattttaatattatttcattatacaaacttttaattaaacattatataaattgtatgttttaagtaaatctcttgtatatttaattattttttatgtaatatttttataatattaattttagatataaaatttagcttttttataaattaatttttctatatatgacttttttttaaaattaaatttatgttaattttactataaattataagtggatataactacaattaaccttcacaaaaattaaaaatgcaaacatataaatttttaaacaattaatacaatgtacttaaaaataaccgaaaataataaacattcaacaaagTAGTAATTGGCATTCACCATGAATTATATATGGtgaatgttttagaaagaatttgttttatgaaataagaaataatactccctccatcccattttatatgtcatcattTTACTTTGCACTCGCATTAAGAAAggatgtaactttacccttctacccttatttaatgtttttttaagtcaactttattaacaaatgacaagattaattaattattctatcAAGGGTATGATAGGCAAactatggtaatttatgcataaattttataaataacaaGTATCGTGGTCcagctatttatagaaaggaatgacatataaaataggatggagggagtaatataataatgaagagagataaaaatattcctttttggtgtaaaatttggtgcaGTAGATTGGaattgattacaccaaaaatagtTTTGACATCaaatttgatgtaaaatttgatgtttgggttggagatgccctcaGAGGACAACTGTATATGAAGGATATGTAAAATGTACAGTATATTTTATCATGTATGTATGACGATCTCCATTGAAGCAGCACACTGACGATCGAACATGTGAGATTGAAGTGGGCAATGGAGGCTAGGAATTTTACATACATAGATACATATATGCtataaaattacataatttctttatgttatgtaattatttaatttctccacctcaatttatatgatatagttTGATTggacatgaaatttaagaaatatgaaaaaatgcAATATTCCCAAACCATTCTTAagataaatgaatttttaaataaagagacacctttataatttttttgtcaaataagtGGAATGCAATATGAATACAATATTGATagtatctttaaatattttatcaaataaaagaatgtgttactttttctt belongs to Solanum stenotomum isolate F172 chromosome 1, ASM1918654v1, whole genome shotgun sequence and includes:
- the LOC125853834 gene encoding vesicle-associated membrane protein 724, encoding MGQESFIYSFVARGTMVLAEYTEFTGNFPAIAAQCLQKLPSSNNKFTYNCDHHTFNFLVQDGYAYCVVSKESVGKQISIAFLERVRADFNKRYGGGKADTAVAKSLNKEFGPIMKEHMQYIIDHADEIEKLLKVKAQVSEVKSIMLENIDKAIERGENLTILSGKTENLRDSALEFKTKGTQIRRKMWYQNMKIKLVVFGIILFLVLIIWLSICRGFNCTN